A genomic stretch from Canis lupus baileyi chromosome 3, mCanLup2.hap1, whole genome shotgun sequence includes:
- the CHST4 gene encoding carbohydrate sulfotransferase 4 isoform X1, with translation MPFYGGPEREHTSRVSCRQREREKQASCGAGSPMWDSIQGSWDHDLSQRDLTFSAAFKKPTFQHQLPAVGYRTSSFASTASSLSQCLSVSVLKLLISRLLGSERFLNTVLEEVFILFLKGYTASIWESSIIQPSVIRIFHFSVMILPKKMKPLLFLISQMAIFALFLHLYGHNSNSPSTTEEPKPMHVLVLSSWRSGSSFVGQLFGQHPDVFYLMEPAWHIWMTFTHSTAWRLQMAVRDLIRAIFLCDMSVFDAYMKPGPRRQSSLFQWENSRALCSPPACNIFSRDMIIPRAHCKLLCSQQPFEVVEKACRSYSHVVLKEVRFFNLQMLYPLLRDPSLNLRIVHLVRDPRAVFRSREHTTEELMIDSRIVLGQHWEKLKKEDQPYYMMQVICQSQLEIYKAVQSLPKALRERYMLIRYEDLVRNPIARTAQIYEYVRLKFLPHLQTWVYNITRGEGMGNHAFHTNARNALNVSQAWRWTLPYEKVSRLQKVCSDTMTLLGYQLVRSEQEQRNLSLDLLST, from the exons ATGCCCTTTTATGGGGGTCCAG agagagagcacacaagcagggtgagctgcaggcagagggagagggagaagcaggcttcctgtggagcagggagccccatgtgggactcaatccaaggatcctgggatcatgatctgagccaaag GGATTTAACCTTTTCAGCTGCGTTCAAGAAGCCTACTTTCCAGCACCAGCTTCCAGCTGTGGGATACAGAACTTCCTCCTTTGCGTCTACTGCGAGCAGCCTCTCCCAGTGCTTGAGTGTCTCAGTGTTAAAGCTGCTAATATCAAGGCTACTCGGGAGTGAGCGCTTTCTCAACACTGTTCTGGAAG aagtcttcattttgtttctaaaaggCTACACAGCATCCATTTGGGAGTCATCCATAATTCAGCCCTCTGTCATCAG GATCTTCCACTTCAGCGTGATGATACTGCCAAAAAAGATGAAGCCACTGCTGTTTCTGATTTCCCAGATGGCCATCTTTGCTCTATTCCTCCACCTGTATGGCCACAACTCCAACTCCCCATCCACCACAGAGGAGCCCAAGCCCATGCATGTGCTGGTCCTGTCTTCCTGGCGCTCTGGCTCTTCTTTTGTGGGACAGCTTTTTGGGCAGCATCCAGATGTCTTCTACCTGATGGAGCCTGCCTGGCACATCTGGATGACCTTCACACACAGCACTGCCTGGAGGCTGCAGATGGCAGTGAGGGATCTGATACGTGCCATTTTCCTGTGTGACATGAGTGTCTTTGACGCCTACATGAAACCTGGTCCTCGAAGACAGTCCAGCCTCTTCCAGTGGGAGAACAGCCGGGCCCTGTGTTCCCCACCTGCCTGCAACATCTTCTCCCGGGATATGATCATACCCCGGGCTCACTGTAAGCTTCTGTGCAGTCAACAGCCCTTTGAGGTGGTAGAGAAGGCCTGTCGTTCCTACAGCCATGTGGTGCTCAAGGAGGTACGCTTTTTCAACCTGCAGATGCTCTACCCGCTGCTGAGAGACCCTTCCCTCAATCTGCGTATCGTGCACTTGGTACGTGACCCTCGGGCAGTGTTCCGTTCTCGAGAACACACCACAGAGGAACTCATGATCGACAGCCGCATTGTGTTGGGGCAGCATTGGGAGAAACTCAAGAAGGAGGATCAGCCCTACTATATGATGCAGGTCATCTGCCAAAGCCAGCTGGAGATCTATAAGGCTGTGCAGTCCTTGCCCAAAGCGCTGAGGGAACGCTACATGCTCATACGCTATGAGGACCTGGTCCGGAACCCCATTGCCCGGACTGCACAAATATATGAATATGTGAGATTGAAATTCTTGCCTCATCTCCAGACCTGGGTGTACAACATCACTCGAGGTGAGGGCATGGGTAATCATGCCTTCCACACTAATGCCAGGAATGCTCTCAACGTCTCCCAGGCCTGGCGCTGGACTTTGCCTTACGAAAAGGTTTCTCGACTTCAGAAAGTCTGCAGTGATACCATGACTTTGCTGGGCTACCAGCTTGTTAGATCAGAGCAAGAGCAGAGAAACCTGTCACTGGATCTTCTGTCTACATAG
- the CHST4 gene encoding carbohydrate sulfotransferase 4 isoform X2 has protein sequence MPFYGGPEREHTSRVSCRQREREKQASCGAGSPMWDSIQGSWDHDLSQRDLTFSAAFKKPTFQHQLPAVGYRTSSFASTASSLSQCLSVSVLKLLISRLLGSERFLNTVLEGYTASIWESSIIQPSVIRIFHFSVMILPKKMKPLLFLISQMAIFALFLHLYGHNSNSPSTTEEPKPMHVLVLSSWRSGSSFVGQLFGQHPDVFYLMEPAWHIWMTFTHSTAWRLQMAVRDLIRAIFLCDMSVFDAYMKPGPRRQSSLFQWENSRALCSPPACNIFSRDMIIPRAHCKLLCSQQPFEVVEKACRSYSHVVLKEVRFFNLQMLYPLLRDPSLNLRIVHLVRDPRAVFRSREHTTEELMIDSRIVLGQHWEKLKKEDQPYYMMQVICQSQLEIYKAVQSLPKALRERYMLIRYEDLVRNPIARTAQIYEYVRLKFLPHLQTWVYNITRGEGMGNHAFHTNARNALNVSQAWRWTLPYEKVSRLQKVCSDTMTLLGYQLVRSEQEQRNLSLDLLST, from the exons ATGCCCTTTTATGGGGGTCCAG agagagagcacacaagcagggtgagctgcaggcagagggagagggagaagcaggcttcctgtggagcagggagccccatgtgggactcaatccaaggatcctgggatcatgatctgagccaaag GGATTTAACCTTTTCAGCTGCGTTCAAGAAGCCTACTTTCCAGCACCAGCTTCCAGCTGTGGGATACAGAACTTCCTCCTTTGCGTCTACTGCGAGCAGCCTCTCCCAGTGCTTGAGTGTCTCAGTGTTAAAGCTGCTAATATCAAGGCTACTCGGGAGTGAGCGCTTTCTCAACACTGTTCTGGAAG gCTACACAGCATCCATTTGGGAGTCATCCATAATTCAGCCCTCTGTCATCAG GATCTTCCACTTCAGCGTGATGATACTGCCAAAAAAGATGAAGCCACTGCTGTTTCTGATTTCCCAGATGGCCATCTTTGCTCTATTCCTCCACCTGTATGGCCACAACTCCAACTCCCCATCCACCACAGAGGAGCCCAAGCCCATGCATGTGCTGGTCCTGTCTTCCTGGCGCTCTGGCTCTTCTTTTGTGGGACAGCTTTTTGGGCAGCATCCAGATGTCTTCTACCTGATGGAGCCTGCCTGGCACATCTGGATGACCTTCACACACAGCACTGCCTGGAGGCTGCAGATGGCAGTGAGGGATCTGATACGTGCCATTTTCCTGTGTGACATGAGTGTCTTTGACGCCTACATGAAACCTGGTCCTCGAAGACAGTCCAGCCTCTTCCAGTGGGAGAACAGCCGGGCCCTGTGTTCCCCACCTGCCTGCAACATCTTCTCCCGGGATATGATCATACCCCGGGCTCACTGTAAGCTTCTGTGCAGTCAACAGCCCTTTGAGGTGGTAGAGAAGGCCTGTCGTTCCTACAGCCATGTGGTGCTCAAGGAGGTACGCTTTTTCAACCTGCAGATGCTCTACCCGCTGCTGAGAGACCCTTCCCTCAATCTGCGTATCGTGCACTTGGTACGTGACCCTCGGGCAGTGTTCCGTTCTCGAGAACACACCACAGAGGAACTCATGATCGACAGCCGCATTGTGTTGGGGCAGCATTGGGAGAAACTCAAGAAGGAGGATCAGCCCTACTATATGATGCAGGTCATCTGCCAAAGCCAGCTGGAGATCTATAAGGCTGTGCAGTCCTTGCCCAAAGCGCTGAGGGAACGCTACATGCTCATACGCTATGAGGACCTGGTCCGGAACCCCATTGCCCGGACTGCACAAATATATGAATATGTGAGATTGAAATTCTTGCCTCATCTCCAGACCTGGGTGTACAACATCACTCGAGGTGAGGGCATGGGTAATCATGCCTTCCACACTAATGCCAGGAATGCTCTCAACGTCTCCCAGGCCTGGCGCTGGACTTTGCCTTACGAAAAGGTTTCTCGACTTCAGAAAGTCTGCAGTGATACCATGACTTTGCTGGGCTACCAGCTTGTTAGATCAGAGCAAGAGCAGAGAAACCTGTCACTGGATCTTCTGTCTACATAG
- the CHST4 gene encoding carbohydrate sulfotransferase 4 isoform X3 has translation MWDSIQGSWDHDLSQRDLTFSAAFKKPTFQHQLPAVGYRTSSFASTASSLSQCLSVSVLKLLISRLLGSERFLNTVLEEVFILFLKGYTASIWESSIIQPSVIRIFHFSVMILPKKMKPLLFLISQMAIFALFLHLYGHNSNSPSTTEEPKPMHVLVLSSWRSGSSFVGQLFGQHPDVFYLMEPAWHIWMTFTHSTAWRLQMAVRDLIRAIFLCDMSVFDAYMKPGPRRQSSLFQWENSRALCSPPACNIFSRDMIIPRAHCKLLCSQQPFEVVEKACRSYSHVVLKEVRFFNLQMLYPLLRDPSLNLRIVHLVRDPRAVFRSREHTTEELMIDSRIVLGQHWEKLKKEDQPYYMMQVICQSQLEIYKAVQSLPKALRERYMLIRYEDLVRNPIARTAQIYEYVRLKFLPHLQTWVYNITRGEGMGNHAFHTNARNALNVSQAWRWTLPYEKVSRLQKVCSDTMTLLGYQLVRSEQEQRNLSLDLLST, from the exons atgtgggactcaatccaaggatcctgggatcatgatctgagccaaag GGATTTAACCTTTTCAGCTGCGTTCAAGAAGCCTACTTTCCAGCACCAGCTTCCAGCTGTGGGATACAGAACTTCCTCCTTTGCGTCTACTGCGAGCAGCCTCTCCCAGTGCTTGAGTGTCTCAGTGTTAAAGCTGCTAATATCAAGGCTACTCGGGAGTGAGCGCTTTCTCAACACTGTTCTGGAAG aagtcttcattttgtttctaaaaggCTACACAGCATCCATTTGGGAGTCATCCATAATTCAGCCCTCTGTCATCAG GATCTTCCACTTCAGCGTGATGATACTGCCAAAAAAGATGAAGCCACTGCTGTTTCTGATTTCCCAGATGGCCATCTTTGCTCTATTCCTCCACCTGTATGGCCACAACTCCAACTCCCCATCCACCACAGAGGAGCCCAAGCCCATGCATGTGCTGGTCCTGTCTTCCTGGCGCTCTGGCTCTTCTTTTGTGGGACAGCTTTTTGGGCAGCATCCAGATGTCTTCTACCTGATGGAGCCTGCCTGGCACATCTGGATGACCTTCACACACAGCACTGCCTGGAGGCTGCAGATGGCAGTGAGGGATCTGATACGTGCCATTTTCCTGTGTGACATGAGTGTCTTTGACGCCTACATGAAACCTGGTCCTCGAAGACAGTCCAGCCTCTTCCAGTGGGAGAACAGCCGGGCCCTGTGTTCCCCACCTGCCTGCAACATCTTCTCCCGGGATATGATCATACCCCGGGCTCACTGTAAGCTTCTGTGCAGTCAACAGCCCTTTGAGGTGGTAGAGAAGGCCTGTCGTTCCTACAGCCATGTGGTGCTCAAGGAGGTACGCTTTTTCAACCTGCAGATGCTCTACCCGCTGCTGAGAGACCCTTCCCTCAATCTGCGTATCGTGCACTTGGTACGTGACCCTCGGGCAGTGTTCCGTTCTCGAGAACACACCACAGAGGAACTCATGATCGACAGCCGCATTGTGTTGGGGCAGCATTGGGAGAAACTCAAGAAGGAGGATCAGCCCTACTATATGATGCAGGTCATCTGCCAAAGCCAGCTGGAGATCTATAAGGCTGTGCAGTCCTTGCCCAAAGCGCTGAGGGAACGCTACATGCTCATACGCTATGAGGACCTGGTCCGGAACCCCATTGCCCGGACTGCACAAATATATGAATATGTGAGATTGAAATTCTTGCCTCATCTCCAGACCTGGGTGTACAACATCACTCGAGGTGAGGGCATGGGTAATCATGCCTTCCACACTAATGCCAGGAATGCTCTCAACGTCTCCCAGGCCTGGCGCTGGACTTTGCCTTACGAAAAGGTTTCTCGACTTCAGAAAGTCTGCAGTGATACCATGACTTTGCTGGGCTACCAGCTTGTTAGATCAGAGCAAGAGCAGAGAAACCTGTCACTGGATCTTCTGTCTACATAG
- the CHST4 gene encoding carbohydrate sulfotransferase 4 isoform X4, with translation MILPKKMKPLLFLISQMAIFALFLHLYGHNSNSPSTTEEPKPMHVLVLSSWRSGSSFVGQLFGQHPDVFYLMEPAWHIWMTFTHSTAWRLQMAVRDLIRAIFLCDMSVFDAYMKPGPRRQSSLFQWENSRALCSPPACNIFSRDMIIPRAHCKLLCSQQPFEVVEKACRSYSHVVLKEVRFFNLQMLYPLLRDPSLNLRIVHLVRDPRAVFRSREHTTEELMIDSRIVLGQHWEKLKKEDQPYYMMQVICQSQLEIYKAVQSLPKALRERYMLIRYEDLVRNPIARTAQIYEYVRLKFLPHLQTWVYNITRGEGMGNHAFHTNARNALNVSQAWRWTLPYEKVSRLQKVCSDTMTLLGYQLVRSEQEQRNLSLDLLST, from the coding sequence ATGATACTGCCAAAAAAGATGAAGCCACTGCTGTTTCTGATTTCCCAGATGGCCATCTTTGCTCTATTCCTCCACCTGTATGGCCACAACTCCAACTCCCCATCCACCACAGAGGAGCCCAAGCCCATGCATGTGCTGGTCCTGTCTTCCTGGCGCTCTGGCTCTTCTTTTGTGGGACAGCTTTTTGGGCAGCATCCAGATGTCTTCTACCTGATGGAGCCTGCCTGGCACATCTGGATGACCTTCACACACAGCACTGCCTGGAGGCTGCAGATGGCAGTGAGGGATCTGATACGTGCCATTTTCCTGTGTGACATGAGTGTCTTTGACGCCTACATGAAACCTGGTCCTCGAAGACAGTCCAGCCTCTTCCAGTGGGAGAACAGCCGGGCCCTGTGTTCCCCACCTGCCTGCAACATCTTCTCCCGGGATATGATCATACCCCGGGCTCACTGTAAGCTTCTGTGCAGTCAACAGCCCTTTGAGGTGGTAGAGAAGGCCTGTCGTTCCTACAGCCATGTGGTGCTCAAGGAGGTACGCTTTTTCAACCTGCAGATGCTCTACCCGCTGCTGAGAGACCCTTCCCTCAATCTGCGTATCGTGCACTTGGTACGTGACCCTCGGGCAGTGTTCCGTTCTCGAGAACACACCACAGAGGAACTCATGATCGACAGCCGCATTGTGTTGGGGCAGCATTGGGAGAAACTCAAGAAGGAGGATCAGCCCTACTATATGATGCAGGTCATCTGCCAAAGCCAGCTGGAGATCTATAAGGCTGTGCAGTCCTTGCCCAAAGCGCTGAGGGAACGCTACATGCTCATACGCTATGAGGACCTGGTCCGGAACCCCATTGCCCGGACTGCACAAATATATGAATATGTGAGATTGAAATTCTTGCCTCATCTCCAGACCTGGGTGTACAACATCACTCGAGGTGAGGGCATGGGTAATCATGCCTTCCACACTAATGCCAGGAATGCTCTCAACGTCTCCCAGGCCTGGCGCTGGACTTTGCCTTACGAAAAGGTTTCTCGACTTCAGAAAGTCTGCAGTGATACCATGACTTTGCTGGGCTACCAGCTTGTTAGATCAGAGCAAGAGCAGAGAAACCTGTCACTGGATCTTCTGTCTACATAG